A region from the Falco rusticolus isolate bFalRus1 chromosome 4, bFalRus1.pri, whole genome shotgun sequence genome encodes:
- the ENKUR gene encoding enkurin, translating into MATQRAQESIYNLLPPLEEKSGKPPRYISKFRPSVKLEAEKNKAQWKTMGPAKVALPSPKNFLQKHSKEPKLPERKKEEDSKKLPALSVPRRTDHPVMGIHSKKNFINANAVAAITGLPKKPQPIYVDKRQGDKYLLETSGLVPKYIKKKNYGVTPKCVIQRNEEMKRAQKEYEASILEHLKKKAMKQLSDEEKTSILQGLKKNWEEAYREFQSLPIKVDTIRQKLYKEKLESQMKQLEHDIEVIEKHKFIYVAKE; encoded by the exons ATGGCAACGCAGCGTGCCCAGGAGAGCATCTATAACCTCCTGCCCCCCCTGGAGGAGAAGTCTGGCAAACCGCCCAG GTATATATCCAAATTTAGACCATCCGTGAAActtgaagcagagaaaaataaagctcagTGGAAAACTATGGGACCAGCAAAAGTTGCACTGCCATCTCCAaaaaattttctgcagaaacattCAAAAGAACCCAAGCTACCAGAAA gaaaaaaagaagaggataGTAAGAAATTGCCTGCATTATCAGTGCCACGGAGGACAGATCACCCCGTTATGGGAATTCACagtaaaaagaattttataaaTGCAAACGCAGTTGCTGCTATCACGGGGTTGCCTAAAAAGCCTCAACCTATTTATGTTGATAAAAGACAGGGAGATAAATACCTGCTTGAAACTTCGGGACTTGttccaaaatatattaaaaaaaag AATTATGGTGTTACACCGAAATGTGTGAtacagagaaatgaagaaatgaagagaGCTCAGAAAGAATATGAGGCCAGTATCTTGGAGCATCTCAAGAAAAAAGCCATGAAACAGCTATCTGATGAAGAAAAGACAAGTATTCTGCAG GGGCTGAAAAAGAACTGGGAGGAAGCGTATCGTGAATTTCAGAGTCTTCCAATAAAAGTAGACACCATACGCCAGAAGTTATATAAAGAAAAGCTGGAATCACAGATGAAACAACTGGAGCATGACATAGAAGTAATTGAGAAGCACAAATTTATCTACGTTGCAAAGGAGTAA